CGTTTCCCCGAGCCATCCCGCACGAGAGGTCCCTCATGCGATCCACCAGATATGTCCTCATTGCCGGCGCCGCCGCCACCGCCCTGCTCGCCACCGCCTGTTCCGGAGCGGGAGCCGGGGGGTCTTCGGGCGGCGGTAAGAGCATCAACGTGCTGATGGTCGGCAACCCGCAGATGGAGGACATCGCGAAGCTGACCAAGAGCACGTTCACCAAGGACACCGGCATCAAGGTCAACTTCACGGTGCTGCCCGAGAACGAGCTGCGCGACAAGGTCACCCAGGACATCGCCACCCAGGCCGGCCAGTACGACGTCGCCACCATCGGCGCGTACGAGGTGCCCATCTGGGAGAAGAACGGCTGGCTGCACGAGCTCGGCACGTACGCCGACAAGGACACGAGCTTCGACAAGGCCGACCTGCTCAAGCCGATGGTCCAGTCGCTCACCGGCTCGGACGGCAAGCTCTACGCCCTGCCGTTCTACGGCGAGTCCTCGATGCTCATGTACAACAAGAGCGTCATGAAGGCCAAGGGCATCACCGTGCCCGAGCACCCGACCTGGCAGCAGATCGCCGACATCGCGGCCAAGGTCGACGGCGCCGAGCCCGGCATGAAGGGCATCTGCCTGCGCGGTCTGGCCGGCTGGGGCGAACTCGGCGCACCGCTGACGTCCATGGTCAACACCTTCGGCGGCACCTGGTTCACCAAGGACTGGAAGGCGCAGGTCAACACCGGCGGCTTCAAGAAGGCCACCGAGTTCTACGTCAAGCTGGTCAAGGAGCACGGCGAGTCCGGCGCCCCGCAGGCCGGGTTCACCGAGTGCCTGAACGCGCTGAGCCAGAAGAAGGTCGCGATGTGGTACGACGCGACCAGCGCCGCCGGTTCCCTGGAGGACCCCGCCTCCAGCAAGATCGCCGGCGACGTCGGCTACGCGTACGCGCCGACCGTCGAGACGGACAGCAGCGGCTGGCTGTGGGCCTGGTCGTGGGCCATGCCGAAGACCACGAAGAACGCCGACGCCGCCTCGCAGTTCATGCTGTGGGCGTCCAGCAAGAAGTACGAGAACCTGGTCGGCGAGAAGCTCGGCTGGGCGCGTGTCCCGGCAGGCAAGCGGGCCAGCACGTACGAGATCCCGGAGTACAAGAAGGCCGCCGCGTCGTTCGGTGACATCACGCTGAAGTCCATCGAGGGCGCCGACCCGGCCAACCCGGGCGTCCAGCCCCGGCCGACCGTCGGCATCCAGTACGTGGCCATCCCCGAGTTCCAGGACCTGGGCACCAAGGTCACCCAGGAGATCTCCGCCGCCATCGCCGGCAAGACGAGCGTGGAGAAGGCACTGAACGACGGCCAGAAGCTCGCCGAGGACGTCGCCAAGACCTACCAGAAGTGACCTTCAGCGCCCGGCCGGCCCTGACGCCGGCCGGGCGCCGCTTCCCCGAACCCCGGCCGTCACCGGCGGAGGAAAGTTCTCATGACCACGCTCACCGCACCCCCCAAGCAGGCTCCCCCACCCGTCCGTCCCCGGAAGTCCTCGGGCTCGGCGGCCAAGTGGAAGCGGCGCGTCCCGCTGCTGCCCGCGCTGATCTTCACCATCGTCGTCACGCAGCTGCCCTTCGTGGCCACGCTGATCATCTCCACCTTCCAGTGGAACATCCTCAAGCCGGGCGAGCGCCACTTCGTCGGGCTGTCCAACTTCTCGTTCGTCTTCACCGACGAGCGGCTGCGCACGGCGGTCCTCAACACCGTCGTGCTCACCGCGTCGGTGGTGGTCATCAGCGTGATCCTCGGCCTCGGCCTGGCGATGCTGCTCGACCGCCGGTTCGTGGGCCGCGGGCTGGCGCGCACCCTGCTCATAGCCCCGTTCCTGGTCATGCCGGTCGCGGCGGCGCTGCTGTGGAAGCACGCCATCTACAACCCCGACTACGGCCTGCTCAACGGCACCCTGAACGCCGTGTACCGGTTCTTCGGCGCGGACAACGGCCCCACGGTCGACTGGATCTCCTCCTATCCCATGCCCGCCGTCGTGGTGTCGCTGGTGTGGCAGTGGACCCCGTTCATGATGCTGATCCTGCTGGCCGGCCTCCAGGCACAGCCCGGCGACGTCCTGGAGGCGGCGCGCATGGACGGGGCCTCGGCTCTCCAGACCTTCCGTCACATCACGCTGCCGCATCTGCGCCAGTACATCGAGCTGGGTGTGCTGCTCGGCACGATCTACGTCGTGCAGACCTTCGACGCGGTCTTCACCATCACCCAGGGCGGCCCCGGCTCGCAGACGACCAACCTGCCGTACGAGATCTACCTGACCATGTTCCGCAAGTACGAGTACGGCGAGGCGGCCGCCGCCGGTGTCGTCGTCGTCCTCGGCGCGTTCGTCATCGCGACCTTCGCGCTGCGCACCATCGCGTCGCTGTTCCGCGAGGAGACATCCCGATGACCCACGCAGCCCTCGCCCCCCGAGGGGGCAGGTTCAAGAAGCTCCTCCGCGGCAAGGACGACCCCAACTCCCCGCGCCTGTCGCCGCTGTGGACGTTCGTCGCCTGGCTGGCCACCCTGGCGTTCTTCGCGCCGGTGGCGTGGATGGTGCTGACCTCCTTCCATCAGGAGGCCGACGCGGCGACCAACCCGCCGACCCCCTTCGCCCCGGTCACCTTCGACCAGTACAAGCTGCTGTTCAGCCGGGACATCACGCCTTTCCTCCTCAACTCGGCCATGGCCAGCATCCTTTCGACGGTGCTGGTGCTCGCCCTGGCGGTGCCGGCGGCGTACGCGCTGTCCATCAAGCCGGTCGAGAAGTGGACCGACGTGATGTTCTTCTTCCTGTCCACGAAGTTCCTCCCGGCCATCGCGGCCCTGCTGCCGGTGTACCTGATCGTCAAGGACGCCGGGATGCTGGACAACGTGTGGACGCTGGTCGTCCTCTACACCGCGATGAACCTCCCGATCGCGGTCTGGATGATGCGCTCGTTCCTCGCCGAGGTGCCCAAGGAGATCCTGGAGGCGGCCGAGGTCGACGGCGCGGGACTGCTCACCGTGCTGTGGCGGGTCGTCGCACCGGTCGCCATGCCGGGACTCGCCGCCACCTCGCTGATCTGCTTCATCTTCAGCTGGAACGAGTTCATGTTCGCCGTGAACCTCACCGCGACCCAGGCGTCCACCGCACCCGTCTTCCTGGTCGGCTTCATCACCAACGAGGGTCTGTTCCTGGCCCGGCTGTGCGCGGCTGCCACGCTGGTGTCGCTGCCGGTCCTCATCGCCGGATTCGCCGCCCAGGACAAGCTCGTACGAGGTCTCTCCCTGGGAGCCGTCAAGTGAAGGCAGCCGTCATCACCCAGCCGGGCAGCGTCGAACTCGCCACCGTCGACGACCCCGCTCCCGGCCCGCGCGAAGTCGTCGTCGAGGTCGCGGCCACCGGAATCTGCGGCACCGATCTGCACATCCTCCAGGGGGAGTTCGCGCCGAAGCTGCCCATCGTCCCGGGCCATGAGTTCGCCGGGGAAGTCGTCGCCGTGGGCACCGGTGTCACCGAACTCGCCGTCGGGGCGCGGGTCGCGGTCGACCCGTCGCTGTACTGCTTCGAGTGGCACTACTGCCGTATCGGCCACAACAACCTCTGCGAACGCTGGGCCGCGATCGGGGTCACCCACCCGGGCGCCGCCGCCGAGTTCGTGGCCGCTCCCGTCGCCAACTGCACGGTCCTGCCCGACGGCGTGCGCACCGAGGACGCGGCCCTCATCGAGCCGCTGTCCTGCGCCGTACGCGGCTACGACGTCCTGCGCAGCCGCCTCGCCTCCCGCGTGCTCGTCTACGGCGCCGGGACCATGGGCCTGATGATGCTCCAGCTCGCCAAGGCCACCGGCGCCGCGAGCGTCGACGTCGTCGACATCAACGCCGAACGCCTCGATACAGCACGGCAGTTGGGCTGCTCCGCCGGTGCCACGTCCGCCGACGAACTGGACCGGCCGAAGTACGGGTGGGACCTGGTCGTCGACGCCACCGGCAACGCCCAGGCCATCCAGGACGCCCTCGGCCGGGTCGGCAAGGGCGGTACCTACCTACAGTTCGGCGTCGCGGACTACGCCACCCGGGCCACCATCGAGCCGTACAAGATCTACAACCAGGAGATCACCATCACCGGCTCGATGGCCGTCCTGCACAGCTTCGAACGCGCCGCCGATCTCTTCGCCACCGGCGTCATCGACCCGGACGTCTTCATCAGCGACCGCCTCCCCCTGGCCGCCTTCCCGGACGCGATCGCCCGCTTCCAGGCCGGAATCGGCCGCAAGATCCAGATCCAGCCCGGTCTCGCCTCCGCGTGAACACCCGAACCGAACGGACCCCCACCATGACCGAGCAGATCCGCCGCGTTCTCGTCCGCTCCCTCGACGACATCAGCATCGAGCATGTGCCCGCCCCCGTCCCCGGGGACGACGAACTCCTGGTGCGCACCACGGTCGTCGGCGTGTGCGGCTCCGACACGCATGCGGCGGCCGGCCACCATCCCTTCATCGACCTGCCCTACCGCCCCGGTCACGAGGCGGTAGGTGTCGTCGCCGCGGCGGGGAAGGCGGCCGGGGACTTCGCGCCCGGCGAGCGGGTGATCATCGAGCCCAACCTGTACTGCGGCCGGTGTCCCCAGTGCCGTTCCGGCCGCTACAACATCTGCCAGAAACTGAAGGTGTTCGGCTGCCAGACGCCCGGCGCGATGACCGACCTGTTCACCATCCCGGCCGATCGTGTCCACCGTGTCCCCGACGGCATGACCGACATCGAGGCCGCCCTCGTCGAGCCCCTGGCCACCCCGGTGCACGCCGTGGCGAAGGCAGGGGACCTCACCGGTCGCACGGTCGCCGTGCTCGGCGCCGGGCCCATCGGGCTGCTCGTCCTCGCCGCCGCCCGGCACGCCGGCGCCGCGAAGATCGCCGTCACCGACCTGCTGCCGGGCAAGCGGGACCGCGCCCTGCGCCTCGGAGCCGACGCGGCCCTGCCCGCCGACGCCACCGACCTCGCCGACCGGGCACGCGAAGCGCTCGGCGGACCGGCCGACGTGGTCTTCGACTGTGTGGCACGCGAGCAGTCCATCGCCCAGGCCACCGACCTGGTCGCCAAGGGCGGCACGATCATCGTGGTCGGTGTCGGCGCCGCGGGGAGCACCCCCGTCCGGCTCGACCTGGTCCAGGACCGGGAGATCCGCATCGAGGGCACCCTGATGTACACCGGCGACGACTACCGCACCGCGATGGCCCTGATCGCCTCGGGCGCCGTGGACACCGCCGAGATCGTCACCGCCACCTACCCGCTGGAGGACGCCGCCAAGGCTTTCGCCGCGTCCGTCGACCCCGAGCAGGTCAAGGTGCTGGTCACGGTGGACGGTCCATAGGCCCGGAAGCCGGACGGGCCCCGGCCCGCACCGGCCCGTGTGGGAAACTGCGAGACCGGAACGACCGGGAAGGAGGGCGCCGTGACCGCCCGTACGCGATTGTCACAGGCGGCCGTCGAGGAGCGGCGCCAGGCCGTGCTGGGGTACGTCGCCGAACACGGCGAGACCCGCATCGACGACCTGGCCCGGCAGTTCGACGTCAGCCTGATGACGATGCACCGGGACCTGGACGACCTCGCCGCTCGCCATCTGCTGCGCAAGCAGCGCGGACGGGCCGTCGCCTTCCCCGCCCTCACCATGGAGACGGCTACCCGCTTCCGGGAGAACAGCGCCCTCGCGGCCAAGAACGCGCTGTGCGCGGCCGTCGCCGACCGGATCAGGCCGGGCAGCACGCTGCTCATGGACGACTCGACCACCCTGTTCCCCCTGGTCCCCGCGCTGGCCGCGCTGGACCAGCTCCACGTCGTCACCAACTCCGTCGGCCTCGCGCAACGCCTCGGCTCCGCGCCCGGCGTGAACGTCACCCTGCTGGGCGGCCACTACCGCGGCGACTTCAACTCCTGCACCGGCCCCACCGTCGCCCGCGCCCTGTCCCGGATCCGGGCCGACCTCGCGCTCATGTCCGCCACCGCCGTCCTGGAAGGCCAGCTCTTCCACCCCCTGAACGACTACGTCGAGGTGAAGCTCGCCATGCTCGCCTCCGCCGAACAGGCGCTGCTCCTGGCGGACCACTCCAAGTTCGGCAAGACCGCCACGTATGCGTACGGCACCGTGGCCGACTACCACACCGTCATCACCGACACCGGCACCCCCGAGGCGGAAGTCGCGGCGATGCGCGACCTCGGGGTCCCCGTCGAGACGGTCGAACCAGAAGAGCCCTCCTCGTGATCCACAGTCTGTTCGAAACACCGAGTGCCTACCGCCCCAGCGATGTCGAGATGGCCGCGCCCGTGCCGTCGGTCCAGGCCGTGCTGTTCGACTTCAGCAACACCATCTTCCAGATGATCGACCTGGAGACATGGCTGCGCCGGGTCGGCGCGGCCTGCGGGCGGCTCGCCGTGCTGGACGAGCCCGGTGCGGTGGCCGAGATCTCCGACCAGTTGCGCGCCGCCTTCCGGCTGCCCCGCGTCGTCGCCCTTCAGGAGGGCCGCGACCTCTCCGCCGAACAACACCGCCGCGCCATGTGGGGGTGGTGGGAACAGGTGGACTTCCTGCGCGGCGCGCAGGAGACGGCCTACCGGGAACTCACCGCCCCGGCCGCCTGGGTCCCCTACCCCGACACCGAACCGGTCCTGCACGCCCTGCGCGAACGCGGACTGCGCATCGCCATCGTCAGCGACTTCGCCTGGGACCTGCGTACCCACCTCGCCCACCACGGGCTGGACGCCTTGATCGACACCTGCGTCATCTCCTACGAACAGGGCCGCGAAAAGCCCGACCCGCAGCTCTTCCTCAAAGCCTGCGCCGACCTCGGCGCCGACCCCCGCACCACCCTCATGGTCGGCGACAACCCGGTCCGCGACGGCGGCGCGGCCGCCTGCGGTCTGCGCACCTACATCCTGCCGGCGGAACACCGCACCGGTGAGCGCGGCCTTGCGGACGTGCTGCGGCTCGTGACCTGACAGCGGCAGCGGTCTGCACAAGAAACCGGGCGGCTCCTCGGTGGCCCGCCCCCGGCTTCCGCCCTTGCGCGACACTTCGGTGGGGCCAGGTCGAGTTCCTGCTGTGCGGACAGCAGCTGAATCGGTTGATCAACCGATCAGAGCCTCGGTGATCTGGCGGGTGGTCTGCGCGGCGACCCGGGGATTGACGGTGGCGTAGGAGGTGTAGGCGTTCAGGCCGGTGGTCAGGGCCCAGCCGCGGCCCCGGGCCCAGGTGGCGTCGTCGACGCCGAGCATGGCGCGGAAGGCGGCCCGGCTCCCGGCAGACATCAGAGTGAAGGCGATGGTCAGGTCACAGGCCGGATCGCCGATGCCGAGCCCGCCGAAGTCGATGACCGCGCTGAGGCGGCCGGCGACGGTCAGCAGGTTGCCGGTGTGGAAGTCGCCGTGGAACCAGACCGGCGGGCGATCCCATTCGGGGGCGCTCAGCGCTGCGTCCCACAGCTCGGTCATGGCCGCGGCGTCGAACGGACCGTCGACCTCCGCGATAGCGGCCCGCGTCGCGCGGTCCCGGTCGGCCAGCGGGCGACCGGTGAGGTCCTCGTGAGCGTCCTCGACCGGGAAGTCCTCGGGAACGAATGCCTGAAGGGCGGTGAGGAACTCCGCCAGTTGCACGGCAGCCCGGGACGAGTCGGCCAGCGACTCGGCGGTCGCCACCTCGCCGTCCAGCCAGCGTGACACCGCCCACGGCCACGGATAGGCGAAGTCGGGCTCACCCACCCCCACCGGTACCGGGATGGCCAGGGGCAGGTGCGGGGCGAGCCGGGGGAGCCACTCAGACTCCTTCCTGGCCTGTCCGATGGCCCCCGCATGGCGGGGCAGCCGGAGGGACAGGTCCTCGCCCAGTCGGTAGATCACATGGTCCGAACCGGCCGGGTCGAGCAGCTCGAGAGGCAGTTCGGCCCACTGCGGGAACTGCGTATCGACCAGGCGCCTGGCCAGCGCTGCATCGATCGCGGGGAGGGGGTCCGCGGTTCTCCCGGTCGCCAAGAGCAACTCCTGCGGTGGGGCCGCTCCA
The sequence above is a segment of the Streptomyces asoensis genome. Coding sequences within it:
- a CDS encoding ABC transporter substrate-binding protein, with amino-acid sequence MRSTRYVLIAGAAATALLATACSGAGAGGSSGGGKSINVLMVGNPQMEDIAKLTKSTFTKDTGIKVNFTVLPENELRDKVTQDIATQAGQYDVATIGAYEVPIWEKNGWLHELGTYADKDTSFDKADLLKPMVQSLTGSDGKLYALPFYGESSMLMYNKSVMKAKGITVPEHPTWQQIADIAAKVDGAEPGMKGICLRGLAGWGELGAPLTSMVNTFGGTWFTKDWKAQVNTGGFKKATEFYVKLVKEHGESGAPQAGFTECLNALSQKKVAMWYDATSAAGSLEDPASSKIAGDVGYAYAPTVETDSSGWLWAWSWAMPKTTKNADAASQFMLWASSKKYENLVGEKLGWARVPAGKRASTYEIPEYKKAAASFGDITLKSIEGADPANPGVQPRPTVGIQYVAIPEFQDLGTKVTQEISAAIAGKTSVEKALNDGQKLAEDVAKTYQK
- a CDS encoding aminoglycoside phosphotransferase family protein, translating into MATGRTADPLPAIDAALARRLVDTQFPQWAELPLELLDPAGSDHVIYRLGEDLSLRLPRHAGAIGQARKESEWLPRLAPHLPLAIPVPVGVGEPDFAYPWPWAVSRWLDGEVATAESLADSSRAAVQLAEFLTALQAFVPEDFPVEDAHEDLTGRPLADRDRATRAAIAEVDGPFDAAAMTELWDAALSAPEWDRPPVWFHGDFHTGNLLTVAGRLSAVIDFGGLGIGDPACDLTIAFTLMSAGSRAAFRAMLGVDDATWARGRGWALTTGLNAYTSYATVNPRVAAQTTRQITEALIG
- a CDS encoding carbohydrate ABC transporter permease: MTHAALAPRGGRFKKLLRGKDDPNSPRLSPLWTFVAWLATLAFFAPVAWMVLTSFHQEADAATNPPTPFAPVTFDQYKLLFSRDITPFLLNSAMASILSTVLVLALAVPAAYALSIKPVEKWTDVMFFFLSTKFLPAIAALLPVYLIVKDAGMLDNVWTLVVLYTAMNLPIAVWMMRSFLAEVPKEILEAAEVDGAGLLTVLWRVVAPVAMPGLAATSLICFIFSWNEFMFAVNLTATQASTAPVFLVGFITNEGLFLARLCAAATLVSLPVLIAGFAAQDKLVRGLSLGAVK
- a CDS encoding zinc-dependent alcohol dehydrogenase is translated as MTEQIRRVLVRSLDDISIEHVPAPVPGDDELLVRTTVVGVCGSDTHAAAGHHPFIDLPYRPGHEAVGVVAAAGKAAGDFAPGERVIIEPNLYCGRCPQCRSGRYNICQKLKVFGCQTPGAMTDLFTIPADRVHRVPDGMTDIEAALVEPLATPVHAVAKAGDLTGRTVAVLGAGPIGLLVLAAARHAGAAKIAVTDLLPGKRDRALRLGADAALPADATDLADRAREALGGPADVVFDCVAREQSIAQATDLVAKGGTIIVVGVGAAGSTPVRLDLVQDREIRIEGTLMYTGDDYRTAMALIASGAVDTAEIVTATYPLEDAAKAFAASVDPEQVKVLVTVDGP
- a CDS encoding zinc-dependent alcohol dehydrogenase family protein, producing MKAAVITQPGSVELATVDDPAPGPREVVVEVAATGICGTDLHILQGEFAPKLPIVPGHEFAGEVVAVGTGVTELAVGARVAVDPSLYCFEWHYCRIGHNNLCERWAAIGVTHPGAAAEFVAAPVANCTVLPDGVRTEDAALIEPLSCAVRGYDVLRSRLASRVLVYGAGTMGLMMLQLAKATGAASVDVVDINAERLDTARQLGCSAGATSADELDRPKYGWDLVVDATGNAQAIQDALGRVGKGGTYLQFGVADYATRATIEPYKIYNQEITITGSMAVLHSFERAADLFATGVIDPDVFISDRLPLAAFPDAIARFQAGIGRKIQIQPGLASA
- a CDS encoding HAD family hydrolase; amino-acid sequence: MIHSLFETPSAYRPSDVEMAAPVPSVQAVLFDFSNTIFQMIDLETWLRRVGAACGRLAVLDEPGAVAEISDQLRAAFRLPRVVALQEGRDLSAEQHRRAMWGWWEQVDFLRGAQETAYRELTAPAAWVPYPDTEPVLHALRERGLRIAIVSDFAWDLRTHLAHHGLDALIDTCVISYEQGREKPDPQLFLKACADLGADPRTTLMVGDNPVRDGGAAACGLRTYILPAEHRTGERGLADVLRLVT
- a CDS encoding DeoR/GlpR family DNA-binding transcription regulator, whose product is MTARTRLSQAAVEERRQAVLGYVAEHGETRIDDLARQFDVSLMTMHRDLDDLAARHLLRKQRGRAVAFPALTMETATRFRENSALAAKNALCAAVADRIRPGSTLLMDDSTTLFPLVPALAALDQLHVVTNSVGLAQRLGSAPGVNVTLLGGHYRGDFNSCTGPTVARALSRIRADLALMSATAVLEGQLFHPLNDYVEVKLAMLASAEQALLLADHSKFGKTATYAYGTVADYHTVITDTGTPEAEVAAMRDLGVPVETVEPEEPSS
- a CDS encoding carbohydrate ABC transporter permease; translated protein: MTTLTAPPKQAPPPVRPRKSSGSAAKWKRRVPLLPALIFTIVVTQLPFVATLIISTFQWNILKPGERHFVGLSNFSFVFTDERLRTAVLNTVVLTASVVVISVILGLGLAMLLDRRFVGRGLARTLLIAPFLVMPVAAALLWKHAIYNPDYGLLNGTLNAVYRFFGADNGPTVDWISSYPMPAVVVSLVWQWTPFMMLILLAGLQAQPGDVLEAARMDGASALQTFRHITLPHLRQYIELGVLLGTIYVVQTFDAVFTITQGGPGSQTTNLPYEIYLTMFRKYEYGEAAAAGVVVVLGAFVIATFALRTIASLFREETSR